From a region of the Fischerella sp. JS2 genome:
- a CDS encoding FAD-dependent thymidylate synthase encodes MQEFLEESLTEQESLLLHPFITNSDRAVFGLRNLPEVVKGALFSRYSRSDKSLRRILLDEFIKAPEASFARIVSGGSDNGADQLVAIQQAEAFYDRVLIGYGDDSVAELGGAHLACEGISNIAAKALEDSRLGISPLEKSTRYVPFNRKINGRYRYYREPSIMTSSHAQRYEATLDHLFDTYTHLIEPLWSWVQKYTPQDTTTSERAYNNATKAKTLDLLRGLLPMATLTNVGLFGNGRAFEYLLVKLAASPHPEVRTLGASMQQELDQIIPSFVKRAKTERGAQYSRYLSTNWGRTQLLAQKHLGQIQPAASSTVQLVEYDPDAELKIVAAILYPHTNLTFGQIQEYVVGLSTQERVEIINTYVGDRESRFHRPGRAFEETYYTFDMLADIGAYRDLHRHRVLTQERQHYCVHHGYVVPTELEEANLDQTYRKALEYAAEITELISQDLPDAAQYVVPFAYRVRWRIKLNLREVYHLVELRSSRQGHPSYRTVAQQIYQQINAVHPTLVANMHFVDLNDYALERLAAEQRIDTKLQQLHQS; translated from the coding sequence ATGCAAGAATTTTTGGAAGAGTCGCTCACTGAACAAGAGAGCTTATTATTACATCCTTTTATCACAAATTCGGATCGTGCTGTCTTTGGTTTGCGGAATTTGCCTGAGGTTGTCAAGGGTGCATTATTCTCCCGGTATAGCCGTAGTGATAAAAGTTTACGGCGTATTTTACTCGATGAGTTTATCAAAGCACCAGAAGCTAGTTTTGCTCGCATTGTCAGTGGAGGATCTGACAATGGTGCTGATCAATTAGTGGCGATTCAACAAGCAGAGGCTTTTTATGATCGGGTGTTGATTGGTTATGGTGATGACTCAGTAGCCGAACTAGGAGGCGCACATCTTGCCTGTGAAGGAATTAGTAATATTGCAGCAAAAGCGCTTGAAGACAGTCGTTTAGGAATTTCTCCCTTAGAGAAGTCAACAAGATATGTTCCTTTTAATCGCAAAATCAATGGACGCTACCGCTACTATCGCGAACCGTCAATTATGACATCAAGTCATGCACAGCGTTATGAGGCAACATTAGATCATTTATTCGACACTTACACTCATTTAATAGAGCCTTTGTGGAGTTGGGTACAAAAGTATACCCCTCAAGATACGACTACTTCCGAGCGAGCATATAATAATGCAACAAAAGCTAAAACTTTGGACTTGTTGCGTGGTTTACTGCCAATGGCAACTCTGACAAATGTGGGATTGTTTGGTAACGGACGCGCATTTGAGTATTTGCTAGTCAAGCTTGCTGCCTCTCCTCACCCAGAAGTGCGTACCCTTGGGGCTTCCATGCAACAAGAACTAGATCAAATCATACCTTCATTTGTTAAGCGTGCCAAAACCGAACGGGGCGCTCAATATTCCCGTTACTTATCAACCAATTGGGGACGTACACAATTATTAGCACAAAAACATTTAGGACAAATTCAGCCAGCGGCAAGCTCAACTGTGCAATTAGTTGAGTACGATCCAGATGCCGAACTCAAGATTGTTGCAGCCATCCTTTATCCCCACACTAATTTGACATTCGGGCAAATTCAAGAATACGTTGTTGGTTTATCCACCCAAGAGCGAGTAGAAATTATTAACACTTATGTAGGCGATCGCGAATCGCGATTTCATCGACCTGGACGTGCTTTTGAGGAGACCTACTACACATTTGATATGCTAGCTGATATTGGTGCCTATCGTGATCTACATCGACATCGTGTTCTCACACAAGAACGTCAACACTACTGTGTTCATCATGGGTATGTAGTGCCAACAGAACTGGAAGAAGCAAACCTTGACCAAACATACCGCAAAGCTTTGGAATATGCAGCCGAAATAACCGAATTGATTAGTCAAGATTTACCAGATGCAGCACAATATGTTGTTCCTTTCGCCTATCGAGTGCGCTGGCGAATTAAGTTGAATCTCCGGGAAGTTTATCATCTTGTGGAATTACGAAGTTCGCGACAAGGACATCCTTCTTACCGCACAGTTGCCCAACAAATATATCAGCAAATTAATGCTGTTCACCCAACATTAGTAGCTAACATGCATTTTGTAGACCTCAATGACTATGCTTTGGAACGATTAGCAGCAGAGCAAAGAATTGATACAAAATTGCAGCAATTACATCAAAGCTAA
- a CDS encoding carboxylate-amine ligase — MPSQAEDFTIGVEEEYQIINPTTRELCSRVQQILPIAQEALGEKVQPEAQLSQIEIGTPVCRTLSEVRASLVRMRHSVIAAAAVDGNRIAAAGTHPFSSWEQQQITPKQRYQTLMQDYQQLTRELIIFGCHVHVGISDRSMAINVMNRARVWLSPLLALSASSPFWLGTDTGYASYRTQIWSRWPISGPPLFFSSLAEYEALVEALLKTKSVEEATKIYWDIRLSERFPTLEFRVTDVCMTVDEAVMIAGLVRALARTCYKQAKANEPLKVARYELIRAANWRAARYGLDAELIDIEQECAVPAQELVKRFLTFVRPSLEEYGDWDEVSAIVLETIQQGNSATRQREIYKRRGSLEDVVDFIVAQTAKI; from the coding sequence ATGCCATCCCAAGCAGAAGACTTCACAATCGGTGTTGAAGAGGAGTATCAAATTATCAACCCTACAACGCGTGAGCTTTGTTCACGTGTGCAGCAGATTCTCCCCATTGCACAGGAAGCTCTTGGTGAAAAGGTGCAGCCTGAAGCTCAACTCTCACAAATAGAGATTGGTACACCAGTCTGTCGCACGCTCTCTGAGGTGCGCGCTTCGCTTGTACGTATGCGCCACTCAGTAATTGCAGCAGCAGCCGTTGACGGTAATCGAATCGCTGCTGCTGGAACACACCCATTTTCATCCTGGGAACAACAGCAAATTACACCCAAACAGCGTTATCAAACGCTGATGCAAGATTATCAACAGCTTACCCGCGAACTCATAATTTTTGGTTGTCATGTGCATGTTGGTATCAGCGATCGCTCTATGGCCATTAATGTGATGAACCGTGCGCGAGTATGGCTTTCCCCACTGCTGGCACTTTCTGCTTCTTCGCCCTTTTGGTTAGGTACAGATACTGGTTATGCTTCTTATCGCACTCAAATTTGGAGTAGATGGCCAATATCAGGTCCACCCTTATTTTTCTCCTCACTTGCTGAATATGAAGCGCTTGTAGAAGCTTTATTGAAAACTAAAAGTGTAGAGGAAGCGACAAAGATCTACTGGGATATACGTCTTTCTGAGCGCTTCCCGACACTAGAGTTTCGCGTCACGGATGTGTGCATGACGGTAGACGAAGCTGTGATGATTGCGGGACTAGTGCGAGCGTTAGCGCGGACTTGTTACAAGCAAGCAAAGGCAAACGAGCCGTTAAAAGTGGCACGCTACGAACTTATACGTGCTGCTAATTGGCGCGCTGCACGCTATGGATTGGATGCAGAGTTAATAGATATTGAACAAGAATGTGCTGTTCCTGCACAGGAACTAGTTAAGAGATTTCTTACCTTTGTGCGTCCATCCCTAGAAGAGTATGGAGACTGGGACGAAGTTTCAGCAATCGTGCTAGAAACAATACAACAAGGGAACAGCGCAACACGGCAGCGTGAAATATACAAACGTAGAGGAAGCTTGGAGGATGTTGTTGATTTCATTGTTGCCCAGACAGCAAAAATTTAG